One window from the genome of Marinobacter sp. es.048 encodes:
- a CDS encoding SulP family inorganic anion transporter, with the protein MNLKRYLPILDWAPKYGRDEATSDLVAAIIVTVMLIPQSLAYALLAGLPAQVGLYASILPLVIYAVFGTSRTLSVGPVAVASLMTAAALAPLAEAGTPEYVAGAVLLAVMSGLMLTLMGVLRLGFLANFLSHPVISGFITASGIVIAASQLKHIFGIQASGHNLLEIGQSLLLSMGDTNLATLAVGAGALLFLVLARKRLKPLLMGIGLAPRMADILTKTAPILAVLVTTLVAWQFQLDGQDVRLVGDVPRGLPDFTMPSLDMGLWQQLAVSALLISVVGFVESVSVGQTLAAKRRQRIDPDQELIGLGTANLGSGFSGGMPVTGGFSRSVVNFDAGAETPAAGAYAAVGIALATLFLTPAIAYLPQATLAATIIVAVSTLIDLPALGRTWRYSRTDFGAMLATIVLTLVHSVEAGIIAGVALSIGLFLYRTSRPHSAVVGRVPGTEHFRNVLRHSVELCPKVTFLRVDESLYFANARFLEETVMDLIIREPELKDLVLVCPAVNLVDASALESLEAINERMKDAGVRLHLAEVKGPVMDKLKGTELLSHLGGEVFLSTFEAWQRLTDLGKLEKQVA; encoded by the coding sequence ATGAATCTTAAACGCTATCTGCCGATCCTGGATTGGGCGCCGAAATACGGCCGCGATGAGGCCACCAGTGACCTGGTGGCCGCAATCATCGTCACCGTCATGCTCATTCCCCAGTCATTGGCGTATGCCCTGCTGGCCGGCTTGCCCGCCCAGGTGGGTCTGTACGCCAGTATCCTGCCCCTGGTAATTTACGCCGTTTTCGGCACCAGCCGGACCTTGTCCGTTGGGCCGGTGGCCGTGGCTTCGCTGATGACCGCCGCGGCCCTGGCACCGCTCGCGGAGGCCGGAACGCCGGAATACGTCGCCGGTGCCGTTCTTCTGGCGGTTATGTCTGGGCTGATGTTGACGCTGATGGGGGTGCTTCGGCTGGGGTTCCTGGCCAACTTTCTCAGCCATCCCGTGATTTCCGGTTTTATCACGGCCTCCGGCATTGTGATCGCTGCCAGTCAGCTGAAGCATATTTTCGGGATTCAGGCCTCTGGCCATAACCTGCTGGAGATTGGTCAGTCCCTGTTGCTTTCGATGGGTGATACGAATCTGGCCACCCTGGCGGTCGGCGCCGGGGCGTTGTTATTCCTGGTACTGGCACGCAAGCGCCTGAAACCCCTTCTCATGGGAATAGGTCTGGCCCCGAGAATGGCGGATATCTTGACCAAAACCGCGCCGATTCTGGCGGTTCTGGTGACTACCCTGGTGGCCTGGCAGTTCCAGCTTGATGGCCAGGATGTACGTCTGGTGGGGGATGTGCCCCGGGGGCTACCTGATTTCACCATGCCCAGCCTTGATATGGGTTTGTGGCAACAGCTCGCGGTTAGCGCCTTGCTGATCAGTGTGGTAGGTTTTGTGGAATCGGTTTCGGTGGGACAGACCCTGGCAGCCAAGCGGCGCCAACGCATTGATCCTGATCAGGAGCTGATTGGACTGGGTACCGCCAACCTGGGCTCCGGTTTTTCCGGGGGGATGCCAGTCACCGGAGGGTTCTCTCGTTCTGTGGTCAACTTCGACGCCGGTGCCGAAACTCCGGCCGCCGGTGCCTACGCGGCGGTTGGCATCGCGCTGGCAACCCTGTTCCTCACCCCGGCCATTGCCTATCTGCCCCAGGCAACCCTGGCGGCCACGATTATTGTGGCGGTTTCCACCCTGATTGATCTTCCGGCGCTCGGGCGCACCTGGCGCTATTCTCGCACCGATTTTGGCGCCATGCTCGCCACCATCGTGCTGACCCTGGTACACAGCGTCGAGGCGGGCATTATCGCCGGGGTGGCGCTTTCTATCGGGCTGTTCCTGTATCGAACCAGCCGCCCCCACAGCGCGGTGGTTGGCCGTGTGCCCGGTACCGAGCATTTTCGCAATGTCCTTCGCCACAGCGTGGAGCTGTGTCCGAAGGTGACGTTCCTGCGTGTGGACGAGAGCCTGTATTTCGCCAACGCCCGGTTCCTCGAAGAAACAGTTATGGATCTGATTATCCGGGAACCGGAGCTGAAAGACCTTGTGTTGGTCTGCCCGGCCGTGAATCTCGTGGACGCCTCTGCCCTGGAGAGTCTGGAAGCCATCAACGAGCGTATGAAGGATGCAGGGGTGAGGTTGCACCTGGCTGAAGTGAAAGGCCCGGTCATGGACAAGCTGAAAGGGACAGAACTGCTTTCCCACCTGGGTGGCGAGGTTTTTCTGAGCACTTTTGAGGCCTGGCAGCGCCTCACCGACCTTGGCAAACTCGAAAAACAGGTCGCCTGA
- a CDS encoding diguanylate cyclase, protein MATGSSNGQQSDMSARFFQKLASGVPGVLFTYWLSADKESHRYPFVSDQVQTLFGLDPAALNENADAVFSLIHPDDADVIIESIAESALKLTPWRYRGRLRLRNGEYEWFEVQSEPERQSDGSTIWYGQFHNIQHYKNLEQSLRESEAEFSFQAGFQRLIARLSTEFINLGFGTIDQCIDELLRSIGVFFKVDRAYLYSFSDDYAVMTNTHEWCKDGVPTLIDTQEQVSIEDFHWWQEQIEGMVSGSRVVFIEDVDRLPHEAAAERALLQAQGVHSMFSVPIRVRGRVTGFFGVDSLQRRTWRMDQADLLIIVSGLLSGVLERHRLEEELLNQSIRDPLTGLHNRRYLMPRLYEMLGLSNRRGERFALAIFDIDHFKKINDSIGHLGGDYVLQRFADILVSQTRSMDVVARFGGEEFIVVFSAVEHDDVRQLVQRVLQAVHEESFVFDDEEILVTVSAGVAGIDEFVDRPATPDALIEGADCRLYLAKQAGRDCFVDVSGTSRI, encoded by the coding sequence ATGGCAACAGGATCCAGTAACGGACAGCAAAGCGACATGTCTGCCCGGTTCTTCCAGAAGCTGGCTTCAGGGGTTCCGGGGGTCCTGTTCACTTATTGGCTTAGCGCCGACAAAGAGTCGCATCGGTACCCTTTTGTGAGTGATCAGGTTCAGACACTCTTTGGTCTTGATCCCGCAGCCCTGAATGAAAATGCTGATGCCGTGTTTTCATTGATCCACCCCGACGATGCTGATGTGATCATTGAGAGTATCGCGGAATCCGCGCTTAAGCTGACCCCCTGGCGTTACCGGGGTCGACTCAGATTGCGAAATGGTGAGTATGAATGGTTTGAGGTGCAGTCCGAACCGGAACGCCAGTCCGATGGCAGTACGATCTGGTACGGCCAGTTCCACAATATCCAGCATTACAAGAATCTGGAGCAGAGCCTGCGCGAGAGCGAGGCCGAATTTTCCTTCCAGGCCGGCTTCCAGCGGCTGATTGCCCGCCTATCCACCGAATTTATCAACCTTGGTTTTGGCACCATTGATCAGTGCATTGATGAACTTCTGAGATCCATCGGAGTGTTTTTCAAGGTAGACCGGGCCTATCTGTATTCCTTCTCCGATGATTACGCTGTGATGACCAACACCCATGAGTGGTGCAAGGACGGTGTACCGACCCTGATCGACACTCAAGAGCAGGTATCGATCGAAGATTTTCACTGGTGGCAGGAGCAGATCGAGGGGATGGTCAGTGGTAGTCGGGTGGTGTTTATCGAAGATGTTGATCGGCTTCCGCACGAGGCTGCAGCTGAGCGGGCGCTGCTCCAGGCACAGGGGGTGCATTCGATGTTCTCGGTGCCTATTCGGGTACGCGGGCGGGTAACCGGGTTTTTTGGCGTTGACTCCCTGCAACGACGGACCTGGCGCATGGACCAGGCCGATCTGTTGATTATCGTTTCCGGTCTGTTGTCGGGTGTCCTTGAGCGCCATCGGCTGGAAGAAGAGCTGCTTAACCAGTCCATTCGTGATCCGCTGACTGGCCTGCACAATCGGCGTTACCTGATGCCACGGCTGTATGAAATGCTGGGCCTCAGCAACCGTCGGGGAGAACGTTTCGCCCTGGCGATCTTCGACATTGATCACTTCAAAAAGATCAACGACTCCATCGGGCACCTCGGGGGCGATTATGTCCTGCAGAGGTTTGCCGATATTCTGGTGAGTCAGACCCGTTCCATGGATGTGGTTGCCCGCTTCGGAGGGGAAGAATTCATTGTTGTCTTCAGCGCTGTGGAGCACGATGACGTGCGACAGCTGGTTCAACGAGTCCTCCAAGCCGTGCACGAGGAGAGTTTTGTCTTTGATGACGAGGAGATACTGGTGACCGTCAGTGCGGGTGTGGCCGGGATAGATGAGTTCGTTGATCGTCCTGCAACGCCGGATGCCCTCATCGAGGGGGCGGATTGCCGGCTTTACCTGGCCAAGCAGGCGGGGCGGGACTGCTTTGTTGATGTATCAGGAACATCGCGCATATAA
- a CDS encoding MBL fold metallo-hydrolase, protein MSNPIVQHFFDEPTNTFSYVVRDPDSQACAILDSVLDFDYAAGTTDVRSADEIIEYIRSNDLKVEWILETHVHADHLSAAPYLHEKLGGKTGIGAHIRDVQEIFGKAFNAGTEFQRDGSQFDQLFKEGDTFAIGGLEGRVLHTPGHTPACLTYVVGDAAFVGDTLFMPDFGTARCDFPGGDARVLYQSIQKVLSLPAETRIFLCHDYKAPGRDEYQHMTTVAEQREANIHVHEGVSEEEFVKMRTERDATLDMPRLILPSVQVNMRAGHMPPAEDNGQVYLKVPVNLF, encoded by the coding sequence ATGAGCAACCCGATCGTTCAGCATTTTTTTGATGAACCTACCAATACGTTCAGCTACGTGGTGCGTGACCCGGACAGCCAGGCCTGCGCCATTCTCGATTCGGTTCTGGATTTCGATTACGCGGCGGGCACCACCGATGTGCGTTCTGCCGATGAAATCATCGAGTACATCCGCAGCAACGATCTGAAGGTCGAGTGGATTCTGGAAACCCATGTGCATGCGGATCACCTGTCGGCGGCGCCTTATCTGCATGAAAAGCTGGGTGGCAAGACTGGCATCGGAGCGCACATTCGCGATGTCCAGGAGATATTCGGCAAGGCGTTTAATGCCGGCACCGAGTTCCAGCGCGATGGCAGCCAGTTTGATCAGCTGTTCAAGGAAGGCGACACCTTCGCCATCGGTGGTCTTGAAGGGCGGGTATTGCACACCCCCGGCCATACGCCTGCCTGTCTCACTTATGTGGTTGGTGATGCCGCGTTTGTTGGCGACACGCTGTTCATGCCGGACTTCGGCACCGCACGTTGTGACTTCCCGGGTGGTGATGCCCGCGTCCTGTACCAGTCCATCCAGAAGGTACTGTCGCTGCCAGCAGAAACCCGCATTTTCCTGTGCCACGATTACAAGGCGCCCGGCCGTGATGAATACCAGCATATGACCACGGTAGCGGAGCAGCGGGAAGCGAACATCCATGTCCATGAAGGCGTGTCCGAGGAAGAGTTCGTGAAAATGCGGACCGAGCGGGATGCAACCCTGGATATGCCCCGGCTGATTTTGCCGTCGGTTCAGGTCAACATGCGGGCAGGTCATATGCCGCCGGCCGAAGATAATGGTCAGGTTTATCTGAAAGTGCCGGTTAATCTGTTCTGA
- a CDS encoding tetratricopeptide repeat protein gives MKRVLLMVLCLTAQPLWAAPLETELVDIQHRWAEIQYQVPEGEQEKAFEGLAREAEQFVAHYPNRAEPLIWQGIVLSTYAGAKGGLGALGLVKEARKSLEAAMAIDPDALDGSAYTSLGSLYYQVPGWPLGFGDDDKARQYLQKALAINPDGMDANFFFGDFLLDQGEPERARSYLKNVLEAPGRAGRDVADAGRRAEARGRLKAL, from the coding sequence ATGAAACGAGTGTTATTGATGGTCCTGTGTCTGACTGCCCAGCCCCTCTGGGCGGCTCCTCTGGAGACCGAGCTGGTCGACATCCAGCATCGCTGGGCCGAGATCCAGTATCAGGTGCCGGAGGGCGAACAGGAGAAAGCTTTTGAAGGACTGGCCCGCGAGGCAGAACAGTTTGTCGCCCACTATCCGAACCGGGCAGAGCCGCTGATCTGGCAGGGTATCGTGCTGAGCACCTACGCCGGCGCCAAGGGCGGTCTGGGTGCCCTTGGACTGGTCAAGGAAGCCCGCAAGTCACTGGAGGCGGCCATGGCCATTGATCCGGATGCGCTGGATGGCTCGGCCTACACCTCCCTGGGCAGCCTCTATTATCAGGTCCCTGGCTGGCCTTTGGGCTTCGGTGATGACGACAAGGCCCGGCAGTATCTGCAGAAAGCACTGGCCATCAATCCTGATGGCATGGATGCCAATTTCTTCTTTGGCGATTTTCTGCTGGACCAGGGTGAGCCGGAACGGGCTCGGAGCTATCTGAAGAATGTCCTCGAGGCACCGGGCAGGGCAGGCCGGGACGTCGCTGATGCCGGTCGGCGGGCAGAAGCCAGGGGTCGCCTGAAAGCCCTCTGA
- a CDS encoding SDR family oxidoreductase yields MRLHDRVFLLLGGTGGIGKALVEPLVRAGARVIIASRHPEKLEHREGVSLVHLDLAAPDLDQQLVRLSDAYPGIDGVIHCAGQNCFASLGDMAVSELDAQIAVNLRSAMIVARHFSPRFEKARQGALVFVGSTFGSIGFPGYTAYCASKFGLRGFSEALRRELADTPVQVIYVAPRATATDMNPEAVNELNRALGNAMDAPEAVASQILVAMENDDRRRFLGWPERLFVVINGILPRIVDKAMLKQLPVIRRFLNPGVLS; encoded by the coding sequence ATGAGGCTGCATGATCGGGTGTTCCTGCTTCTGGGGGGCACCGGCGGTATAGGAAAGGCGCTCGTGGAGCCGTTGGTCAGGGCAGGTGCTCGGGTGATTATCGCTTCCCGGCACCCGGAAAAGCTCGAACATCGGGAAGGTGTCTCGCTCGTGCATCTGGATCTGGCGGCGCCGGACCTCGACCAGCAGCTGGTTCGCCTCAGTGACGCCTATCCAGGCATTGATGGTGTGATCCACTGTGCCGGCCAGAACTGTTTTGCCAGCCTGGGAGATATGGCAGTCAGCGAGCTGGATGCCCAGATCGCCGTCAATCTCCGGTCAGCGATGATTGTGGCCAGGCATTTTTCACCAAGGTTTGAAAAAGCCCGCCAGGGAGCGCTGGTGTTCGTGGGGTCCACCTTCGGCAGCATCGGTTTCCCCGGTTACACCGCCTATTGCGCCAGCAAGTTCGGTCTGCGCGGCTTCAGCGAAGCGCTGCGCAGGGAACTGGCCGATACCCCGGTCCAGGTGATCTATGTGGCCCCCCGTGCCACTGCCACGGACATGAACCCGGAGGCCGTGAACGAGCTGAACCGGGCACTCGGCAATGCCATGGACGCGCCTGAAGCGGTGGCGTCGCAGATTCTTGTGGCGATGGAAAACGACGACCGCCGGCGTTTCCTGGGCTGGCCCGAGAGGTTGTTCGTGGTTATCAACGGCATCCTGCCCAGAATTGTCGACAAGGCGATGCTGAAGCAATTGCCGGTCATCCGGCGATTCCTGAATCCGGGAGTGTTGTCATGA
- a CDS encoding energy-coupling factor ABC transporter permease → MGMTENLLSTSQWVITLLIFLVILVRAVRSIDWQAVRTDNALQHSLFGAAVVLGFVWQLRAGISAGLAIHIFGITVITLMLGWALAVLAGLLALVITVITGREPLIMFAANGLITVMVPAIVSHGIMLWERRRDFRNFFAYIFFCGFFGAGISVAAAGVVMCLMLWTSGVYTFDQLVHEYIRYLPLFMIPEGFVNGAFVTGLMVFHPDRLTTLNQRRYQ, encoded by the coding sequence ATGGGCATGACTGAAAATCTTCTATCTACCAGCCAGTGGGTCATCACGCTGCTGATCTTTCTGGTGATTCTTGTCCGGGCGGTGCGCTCCATCGACTGGCAGGCGGTACGCACGGATAACGCGCTCCAGCACTCGTTATTTGGCGCGGCCGTGGTGCTCGGATTTGTCTGGCAGCTGAGGGCGGGCATTTCTGCCGGCCTGGCCATCCACATTTTCGGTATCACGGTGATAACGCTGATGCTGGGCTGGGCGCTTGCGGTGCTGGCGGGTCTTCTGGCGCTGGTAATCACGGTGATCACCGGCCGCGAGCCCTTGATCATGTTTGCCGCCAACGGGCTGATTACGGTGATGGTGCCTGCCATTGTCAGCCACGGCATCATGCTCTGGGAGCGCCGTCGGGATTTCCGGAACTTCTTCGCCTATATCTTCTTCTGCGGGTTCTTTGGCGCGGGCATCTCTGTGGCAGCCGCCGGTGTTGTCATGTGCCTGATGCTATGGACCAGCGGTGTCTATACGTTCGACCAACTCGTGCATGAATACATCCGTTACCTGCCGCTGTTTATGATTCCGGAGGGCTTTGTGAACGGCGCTTTTGTCACCGGTCTGATGGTGTTTCATCCGGATCGGCTGACAACACTGAATCAGCGGCGTTACCAATAA